Proteins from one Bacteroidales bacterium genomic window:
- a CDS encoding DUF1287 domain-containing protein — protein MKWISYILVTFLTSGWVFGQTNFFTQLSDSAFTLTKQRVQYDPAYFQMSYPNGDVPPNKGVCTDVVIRAYRKLGIDLQKEVHEDMKANFNKYPKIWGLTRPDKNIDHRRVPNLMTFFSRHGTTKKISQEPGEYQPGDIVCWDLGQGTTHIGIVSGVRSGDKQRYLIIHNIGGGQVLEDCLFRFKITGHYTYKK, from the coding sequence ATGAAATGGATATCATATATTTTAGTTACCTTTTTAACTTCAGGTTGGGTATTCGGGCAGACTAATTTCTTCACCCAGTTATCCGACTCCGCATTTACACTGACAAAACAACGGGTTCAATACGATCCTGCATATTTTCAGATGAGTTATCCGAACGGAGATGTACCTCCCAATAAAGGAGTCTGTACGGATGTTGTGATTCGTGCATACAGAAAGCTGGGTATCGATTTGCAGAAAGAAGTCCATGAGGACATGAAAGCTAATTTTAATAAATATCCGAAGATATGGGGACTTACCCGTCCTGATAAAAACATAGACCACAGACGTGTTCCTAACTTAATGACATTTTTCTCCAGGCATGGTACAACAAAAAAAATCTCACAGGAACCCGGCGAGTATCAACCGGGGGATATTGTTTGCTGGGATCTCGGACAAGGAACAACTCATATTGGAATAGTTTCAGGTGTCAGGTCAGGAGATAAACAAAGATACCTAATCATTCATAATATCGGAGGAGGACAGGTCCTGGAGGATTGTTTGTTCAGGTTTAAAATAACAGGACATTACACATATAAAAAATAA